One Thermoplasmata archaeon genomic region harbors:
- a CDS encoding FAD-dependent oxidoreductase, which yields MPEQRPPKKSPLNPKRTPIHENDPMERRGAFVEALIPYTREEAVLEAQRCIQCGKPWCVDECPIRQDARGYIKLMAAEDFNGARDLILRDNPLASCLGDVCYHYCERVCPITKRGEAIAVRHLKQAALMYADPASPYAPVVPTNGMKVAVIGGGPAGLMNAWVLGQRGYDVTVFESSDRLGGLMTGTIPAYRLTDETFQEDMARFANLPVHFVFHAEFPKALDLDDLSLEFDAIFVSIGTHKSRGLGFPGENLDGVYSALAYLKESKRGERKSIRPHVVVIGGGDVAMDSARSAFRHGAEEVTVLYRRSREEMPADDQEVREAMDEGVRFQFLVAPVRFQGTKRLEGIELQPMELGPPDESGRRRPIPAKTPPITMPCDAAILAVSQEADLEILPKDLEVTLAKDGTLQADPQTGATKRPGVYAGGGASVVHAMAAGKRAALAMDAFMLTIRNKAS from the coding sequence ATGCCCGAGCAGAGGCCTCCCAAGAAGAGCCCCCTCAACCCGAAGCGGACGCCCATTCACGAGAACGATCCGATGGAGCGCCGCGGCGCGTTCGTCGAGGCGCTGATCCCCTACACCCGCGAGGAGGCCGTCCTCGAGGCCCAGCGCTGCATCCAGTGCGGCAAGCCGTGGTGCGTGGACGAATGCCCCATCCGCCAGGACGCCCGCGGCTACATCAAGCTCATGGCCGCGGAGGACTTCAACGGCGCTCGCGATCTCATCCTGCGCGACAACCCGCTGGCCTCATGCCTCGGCGACGTGTGCTACCACTACTGCGAACGGGTCTGCCCGATCACGAAGCGCGGCGAGGCGATCGCGGTCCGGCACCTGAAACAGGCCGCGCTCATGTACGCGGACCCCGCGAGCCCGTATGCGCCCGTCGTCCCGACGAACGGGATGAAGGTCGCGGTGATCGGCGGCGGTCCTGCAGGCCTGATGAACGCCTGGGTCCTCGGCCAACGGGGCTACGACGTGACCGTGTTCGAGTCCTCGGACCGCCTCGGCGGCCTGATGACCGGCACGATCCCCGCGTACCGCCTGACGGACGAGACCTTCCAGGAAGACATGGCGCGCTTCGCGAACCTCCCCGTGCACTTCGTCTTCCACGCGGAGTTCCCCAAAGCGCTCGACCTGGACGACCTGAGCCTCGAGTTCGACGCGATCTTCGTGAGCATCGGGACGCACAAGTCTCGCGGCCTCGGGTTCCCCGGGGAGAACCTGGACGGCGTGTACTCCGCGCTCGCGTACCTCAAGGAGTCCAAGCGCGGCGAGCGCAAGTCCATCCGGCCCCACGTGGTCGTCATTGGCGGCGGCGACGTCGCCATGGACTCGGCACGGTCTGCATTCCGCCACGGCGCGGAGGAGGTCACGGTCCTGTACCGCCGTAGTCGGGAGGAGATGCCTGCCGACGACCAGGAGGTCAGGGAGGCCATGGACGAGGGCGTGAGGTTCCAGTTCCTCGTCGCACCTGTGCGCTTCCAGGGAACCAAGCGCCTGGAAGGAATCGAGCTGCAGCCCATGGAACTCGGCCCGCCCGACGAGAGCGGCCGGCGCAGGCCCATTCCCGCGAAGACCCCGCCGATCACGATGCCGTGCGACGCGGCCATCCTCGCGGTGAGCCAGGAGGCGGATCTCGAGATTCTCCCCAAGGATCTGGAAGTCACGCTCGCGAAGGACGGCACGCTCCAGGCGGACCCGCAGACGGGCGCGACGAAACGCCCGGGGGTCTACGCCGGCGGCGGCGCGAGCGTCGTGCACGCGATGGCGGCGGGCAAGCGTGCGGCGCTGGCCATGGACGCGTTCATGCTCACGATCAGGAACAAAGCCTCCTGA
- the thiE gene encoding thiamine phosphate synthase, protein MTSPKRPVSTLLAIVEAALEGGVSLVQFRDKHELSAAEREDAGPALRDLCHRHRVPLLVNDDPQIAKRFAADGVHVGRDDPSPRIARALLGPAALVGVTVYGKPGEEQTAGAAGADYLGIGPFFPSPTKPDEPEFPLHVLDAVVRRTRLPVFAIGGITAPRAGQLARHGVAGVAVVSAIMDAADPRRAAEELRDAFLKGRSP, encoded by the coding sequence GTGACCTCGCCCAAGCGTCCCGTGTCCACGCTCCTGGCCATCGTCGAGGCGGCCCTGGAAGGCGGCGTCTCCCTGGTCCAGTTCCGCGACAAGCACGAACTCTCGGCGGCGGAACGCGAGGACGCCGGTCCCGCACTGAGGGACCTCTGCCATCGTCATCGCGTGCCCCTCCTCGTGAACGACGATCCGCAGATCGCCAAGCGCTTCGCCGCGGACGGGGTCCATGTCGGGCGCGACGACCCCTCGCCGCGGATCGCGCGCGCGCTCCTCGGACCCGCGGCCCTCGTGGGGGTCACGGTCTACGGGAAACCGGGCGAGGAGCAGACGGCGGGAGCCGCCGGCGCCGACTACCTGGGCATCGGACCGTTCTTCCCAAGCCCCACGAAACCGGACGAACCCGAGTTCCCATTGCACGTCCTGGACGCCGTGGTCCGACGGACCCGGCTTCCCGTCTTCGCCATCGGCGGCATCACCGCACCGCGCGCGGGGCAGCTCGCGAGGCACGGCGTCGCGGGTGTCGCGGTGGTCTCCGCGATCATGGACGCCGCGGACCCACGACGGGCCGCCGAGGAGCTCCGGGATGCGTTCCTGAAGGGTCGCTCCCCCTGA